A genomic region of Conger conger chromosome 6, fConCon1.1, whole genome shotgun sequence contains the following coding sequences:
- the lpcat2 gene encoding lysophosphatidylcholine acyltransferase 2 — protein sequence MVTEAHVSDCQRQAARMPERAFVLPRQQSLLLPAVLNPFVHNAKLTKTEKIKCALLGVFLVPVRTIGLLIVVMVTWPVAVIATFMHPVKGAMKPLTGWRRFLCQKVLARLGRLFFYCMGFRVTVKGQRASSEDAPILAVAPHSGFFDAIVCLVAELPSTVSRLENLAMPVFGRFLRCLQPVLVSRVDPNSRKNTILEIERRATSGGLWPQVLIFPEGTCTNRSCLITFKQGAFIPGVPVQPVLLRYPNKLDTVTWTWQGPKSKTLLLQTLCQPYTDVEVEFLPPYIPSENEKATPAVFGHAVRDVMAKALGVPVTDHTYEDCRLMISAGELTLPMEAGLVEFTKISRKLNLKWDNIQKVLESFAAIARSGKGGRIGIEEFSSFLKIPVSPPLRELFSLFDRDNDGTIDFREYVIGVTVLCKPANTEETIQMAFQLFDMDDDQRITQEEFSSVLRSSLGVADLDVSKLFSEIDVDKSGFINYEEFKAYADAHPEYGKLFTTYLELQRYQALQEAELTLTSSSNHPHHDSTSDKKED from the exons ATGGTTACAGAAGCTCATGTGTCAGACTGTCAGAGGCAAGCCGCGAGAATGCCGGAAAGAGCGTTCGTTTTGCCGAGGCAACAGTCTCTGCTTCTCCCCGCGGTGCTTAATCCGTTTGTGCATAATGCAAAATTGACAAAGACTGAAAAAATCAAA TGTGCTCTCCTGGGAGTTTTCCTAGTCCCTGTCCGCACCATCGGTCTGCTGATCGTCGTCATGGTGACGTGGCCCGTAGCTGTCATCGCGACGTTCATGCACCCCGTCAAAGGGGCCATGAAACCCCTGACTGGGTGGAGAAG GTTCCTGTGCCAAAAAGTGCTGGCCCGTCTGGGTCGCCTGTTCTTCTACTGTATGGGCTTCCGGGTCACTGTGAAGGGTCAAAGGGCGAGCAGCGAGGACGCCCCGATTTTGGCGGTGGCGCCCCACTCGGGCTTCTTCGACGCCATCGTGTGCCTCGTGGCGGAGCTCCCCTCCACCGTGTCCCGATTGGAAAACCTGGCCATGCCTGTGTTCGGAC GGTTCCTGCGCTGTCTGCAGCCTGTTCTGGTCTCGCGGGTGGACCCAAACTCCCGCAAAAACACCATACTGGAGATCGAGAGGCGGGCCACCTCCGGGGGACTCTGGCCTCAG GTTCTCATTTTCCCGGAGGGAACCTGCACTAATCGTTCTTGTCTGATTACTTTCAAACAAG GTGCCTTCATTCCCGGCGTCCCAGTGCAACCTGTTCTCCTGCGTTATCCCAACAAGCTG GACACAGTGACTTGGACATGGCAGGGACCAAAATC GAAGACGCTGCTGCTGCAGACCCTGTGTCAACCCTACACCGATGTAGAAGTGGAG TTTCTCCCACCCTACATTCCCAGTGAGAATGAGAAGGCCACCCCAGCCGTGTTTGGACATGCAGTGCGTGATGTGATGGCAAA gGCCCTGGGCGTGCCCGTGACGGACCACACGTACGAGGACTGCCGTCTGATGATCTCGGCTGGCGAGCTCACCCTCCCCATGGAGGCCGGGCTGGTGGAGTTCACCAAGATCAGCAGGAAGCTGAA TCTGAAATGGGACAATATCCAAAAGGTGCTGGAGTCCTTCGCCGCCATCGCCCGTTCTGGTAAAGGCGGGCGGATTGGGATTGAGGAGTTTTCCAGTTTCCTGAAAATTCCCGTCAGTCCGCCCCTGCGGGAGCTGTTTTCCCTGTTCGACCGG GACAATGATGGCACCATTGATTTCAGAGAATACGTGATTGGCGTCACTGTTCTGTGCAAACCTGCAAACACGGAGGAGACCATTCAGATGGCGTTTCAG CTGTTTGACATGGACGACGACCAGCGAATCACTCAGGAGGAGTTCTCCTCCGTCCTACGCTCGTCCCTGGGTGTGGCCGACCTGGACGTCTCTAAACTCTTCAGCGAGATCGACGTGGATAAGTCTGGTTTCATCAACTACG AGGAGTTCAAGGCCTATGCCGACGCCCACCCGGAGTATGGCAAGCTGTTCACCACCTATCTGGAGCTGCAGCGCTACCAGGCTCTACAAGAGGCAGAGCTCACTCTCACCTCCTCCAGCAACCACCCCCACCATGACTCCACCTCTGACAAGAAGGAAGACTGA